One Nostoc sp. UHCC 0302 DNA window includes the following coding sequences:
- a CDS encoding glycosyltransferase family 2 protein has product MKKVSVIIPVYGVEKYIATTLQSVLGQTYKNFELLIIDDASPDKSAEICEQFIDSRIKIIHQANRGLAGARNTGIRHAQGEYLAFLDGDDLWLPDKLEKHIAHLENSTNVGVSFSRSAFIDQDGKALGTYQMPKLKQITTPYLLTCNPVGNGSAAVIKKEVFAAIKFQDNLYGTIEDYYFDEHFRQSEDLECWIRISIKTNWQIEGIPEALTLYRVNSEGLSANLLKQLDSWEKVIEKTRSYAPEIVTQWETLARAYQLQYLARNAVRLQAGSMAVKLINRALVSNWRILFEEPRRMLLTLAAAYFLWLLPQTLYSFLETLALKNTGTSQKRRILQDQLLNSQEGCT; this is encoded by the coding sequence ATGAAAAAAGTTTCTGTAATTATTCCGGTTTATGGAGTAGAGAAGTACATAGCTACTACCCTGCAATCGGTTCTTGGACAAACTTATAAAAATTTCGAGCTTCTGATTATCGATGATGCTTCTCCTGACAAGAGTGCAGAAATCTGTGAGCAATTCATAGACTCCAGAATTAAAATTATTCATCAAGCAAATCGAGGACTAGCTGGAGCTAGAAATACTGGTATTCGCCATGCCCAAGGAGAATATCTAGCATTTTTAGATGGAGATGATCTCTGGCTACCAGACAAGCTAGAAAAACATATTGCTCACTTAGAAAACTCAACAAATGTAGGTGTTAGCTTTAGTCGCTCGGCTTTTATCGATCAAGATGGAAAAGCTTTAGGTACATATCAGATGCCTAAGCTTAAACAAATCACGACACCTTATTTACTTACTTGCAATCCTGTTGGCAATGGTTCGGCAGCAGTTATAAAAAAAGAAGTTTTTGCAGCAATTAAATTTCAAGATAATCTTTACGGAACTATTGAAGATTATTATTTTGACGAACACTTCCGCCAATCAGAGGATCTGGAATGTTGGATTCGTATTTCTATTAAAACTAATTGGCAAATAGAAGGCATTCCTGAAGCCTTGACTTTATATCGAGTGAATTCAGAAGGGCTTTCAGCAAACTTGCTCAAACAATTAGATTCTTGGGAAAAAGTAATTGAAAAGACACGCTCCTATGCTCCAGAAATAGTTACTCAATGGGAAACACTAGCCAGAGCCTACCAGCTACAGTATTTAGCTCGTAATGCAGTTCGTCTACAAGCAGGTTCTATGGCTGTGAAACTAATTAATCGTGCTTTAGTAAGTAACTGGCGTATTCTTTTTGAAGAGCCACGCCGGATGCTTTTAACCTTAGCTGCTGCCTATTTTCTTTGGCTTTTACCCCAGACTCTTTACAGTTTTCTTGAGACACTTGCTTTAAAGAATACAGGGACTAGCCAAAAACGCCGCATTCTTCAAGACCAGCTGTTGAACAGTCAAGAAGGTTGCACATAA